CCCCATCCCAGTGGAAGACCGTCACCGTGTCGCGGCCCCGGTTGGAGACGTACGCGAAGCGGCCACAGGGGCTGACGAGCACCTCAGCAGTGAGGTTCGGGCCCCGACCCGTTCCCAGAAACGTACGGTGAATTTGCAGCAGTGCCAGGGTGCCTGAGGCCGGGTCGCGGCGCACGACGGCGAGTTCGGAACTCAGCTCCAGCGAGAGAAAGCCCACCGTGCCGTCCGGAGAAAAACTGAGGTGCCGGGGTCCGCTGCCGGGGGGCAGGGCGAGGGTGTGGAGGTGCTCCAGGGAGCCCGCGCCATACGCCACCACCTCGTCCGTGCCGAGGTCCACCACATACAGGTGCTGCCCGTCGGGGGAGGGCCTGGCGCAGTGGGCGTGCGGTGCCTCCTGGCGGGCCGCGTTGGGCCCCTGTCCCCGGTGTGCGGCGGACCGCGGCGTGCCCACGGGGAGGCCGCTGGACTCCAGCGTGTAGGCCAGCACCGACGCGCCCGAGCTGTAGTTCACGGCGAACAGCGCGTCCCCTGCTGGGTTGACCGACACGTGCGCCGGCGACTCGCCCTGCGTGGAATGAATGCCGAGCGGTTCGAGCGCTTCCCCAGGGGCCGCGATCCGGAAGCTGTGGACCGAGCCGTGCTCTACCTCGCTCACGGCATACACAGTGTGACCCTGGGGGTGCAGCGCGACGAACGACGGATTGACCACCCGCGCCGCCACATCGCCGGGGGAAAGGTCACCGTCCCGAAAGGTCATCCAGTGGATTCCCTCGCCCTGGGCCTGCGGCGCGTGGGGTTCGGACCGGGTATAGGTCCCGACGAGCAGAGAGTAAACGGGCATGCCCGCACCATAGCCGCCCCACCTGCCCATGGGGCACGGGTGAATAGATGCCTTCCCTTCTCGCCCGCAAAAAATTTTTAGCCTTCCTGACTCCACCCGCTTTTTGCGTCAATTGCACTCAGCCCCTTCCTGAGCGGTAAATTCCCTTCAGCCTGGCCCTCACGCGTCTTGACAAATGGGCGTCTCCTCCTTACGCTCTAACCCAAGTTACTTTTTTCGGAAAATAATATTCTGCGCCCCCAGTCGAGAGGAGGCCATCTGCCTCGAAATCTCCACCACCGCATTTCATGCCGTGACCGGATGCGCCGCCTTGCACGGTTCGTAGGCCAGCCGCCCGTAGCCTCACCACGAAGGGACCGAGAGAAATGACGAACACTGGACGTTTGACCCTGGGCCTGTGCCTGCTCGCCGCGCTGGGCCTGGGCCAGGCCGGGGCACAGAAGGCCACCCTGACCATCGAGAGCTGGCGCAACGACGACCTCAAAATCTGGCGAGACAGCATCATCCCCGCCTTTGAGAAGAGCCATCCCGACATTCACGTGGTCTTTTCACCCACCGCACCCACCGAGTACAACGCGGTGGTGGAGGCCAAGCTCAAGGGGGGAACCGCCGGGGACATCATCGCCTGTCGCCCCTTTGACGCCAGCCTCGCGCTGTACAAGGCCAAGTACCTGACCTCGCTGAACACCCTCTCGGGGATGAAGAACTTTTCCACTGTGGCCCGCGCCGCCTGGAGCACCGACGACGGCAAGACCACCTTCTGCGTGCCCACCGCCGCCGTGATCCACGGCTTTTTGTACAACAAGGCGGCCTTCAAGGAGGCGGGCGTGACGGTGCCCAAAACCGAGAAGGAATTCCTGGCAGCGCTCGACAAGCTCAAGGCGAACGGCAAGTACGCGCCCCTGGTGATGGGCACCAAGGACCAGTGGGAATCGGCCACGATGGGCTACCAGAACATTGGTCCGACGCTGTGGGGCGGCGAGAAAGGACGCACCGGGCTGCTGAAGGGAACAGCGCAGTACAACAAGGGCGGTTTCCTGCAGGCCTTCGAGGCGCTGGGCCGCTGGAAGGCGTACCTGCCCAGCGGGTATCAGGCGCTGGCATACCCCGACGCGCAGAACATGTTCGCGCAGGGACGCGGAGCGGTGTACCCGGCGGGCTCGTGGGACATTGCCACCTTCCGCACCATGAATCCCAAGCTGGATCTGGGGGCCTTCGCGCCTTATACCTTTGCGGCGGGGCAAAAGTGCGTGATCGACGACCATCCCGACATCGGCTTCGGGCTGAACGCGACGGGCAAGAACCAGGCGGCAGCGAGGACGTTCCTGAACTGGATGGCGGGCGACGAGTTTGCCAAGCTGTATGCCAACGCGCTTCCCGGCTTCTATCCGCTGGCGAACGTGAGTTACAAGGTGAACGACCCCGTGGCGCAGCAGTTTCTGGACTGGCGCAAGACGTGCGGGGCCTCGTTCCGGTCCTCGTACCAGTTGCTGTCGCGTAACGCCAACCCCAACAACGAAAATGACCTGTGGAACGCCTCGTCGCAACTGCTCAACGGCAAGATGACGCCCAAGCAGGCCGCCGACTTCGTGCAGAAGAACCTGGCGTCGTGGTACGCGCCGCAGAAAGGCAAGTAAGGGGCACGGGGGGCGTGGTTGCGCTCCCCTCTCCCCTGCTTTCCCGATATGAGTAGGTTCCTGCCATGACCAGCCCCGCCCGAGCCAGGCCCTTTCCCACGCATATCGTGGTGTTCCTGCTGCCCGCCGTCACGATCTACACGCTGTTTATGATCTATCCACTGCTGAGTTCGCTGTGGACCTCGCTGAACGGCAAATCGGCGGCGGGCACGCCGCTGTTCGTCGGGCTCGCGAATTACGTGCGGCTGTTCACGGCGCCCGAGTTCTCAGCGCCCTTCTGGAACGCGCTGAAGAACAACGCCATCTTCTTCGCCATCCACATGGCCCTGCAAAACCCCATCGGGCTGCTGCTCGCCGTGCTGCTGACGCGCAAGCTGGCGGGTACGGCGATCTACCGTACCGTGATCTTCACGCCCACCATCCTGTCGGTGGTTATCGTGGGCTTCGCGTGGAAGCTGATTCTCAATCCCGCATGGGGAATTGCACCGGGACTCCTGCGCGCGCTGCATCTGGAAGGGCTGTATCAGCCTTGGCTGGGGCTGGAATCCACCTCCCTAATCACCCTGGCGCTGATCTCGGTGTGGCAGAACATCGGTATTCCCATGATGCTGTTCACGGCAGCGCTGCTGCGGGTGCCAAACGAACTGTTTGAGGCGGCGCGGGTGGACGGAGCAGGGGCATGGACCATTTTCCGCCGCATCCAGCTGCCGCTGATCCTCCCTACCGTCGCCATCGTCTCGGTGCTGACCTTCGTGGGCAACTTCAACGCCTTTGACCTCGTGTACGCGACGCAGGGTGCACTCGCCGGACCGAACTTCGCCAGCGACATTCTGGGCACCTTTTTCTACCGCACCTTCTTCGGGTACCAGCTGCAACCCGGCGATCCGTATATGGGCTCGGCGGTGGCGGGAGTGATGTTGCTGATCATATTGATCGGCGTGCTGGTCTTCGCGGTATGGCAGCGCCGGATTCAGGAAGTGCAGTTCTGAAGGAGGACACCCCGCCCATGCAACGCAGCCCTGCCCTGCCCCAAGTCAAGCGGCCCATCCCGCGCCGCACTCCCAATGCGTCGGTGCTGTTTGGCCATCTCTTCCTGATCCTCTACTGCGCGCTGGCCCTGTTTCCCATCGTGCTGATGATCGTCAATTCCTTCAAAGACCAGCTGTCGATCTTCGGCGCACCCTTCGCACTGCCCAACGCGAAGACCTTCACGTTGGACGGGTACAAGACGCTCTTTGAGGGGGCAAACTTCGGTGGATACGTCCTCAACAGCCTGCTCGTCACGGTCACGTCGCTGGCGCTGATCCTACTCACGGGCTCGATGGCCTCGTTTGCGCTGGCCGAGTACCGCTTTCGCATGAGCCCGCTGGTGGCGCTGTACCTCTCGCTGGGAATCATGGTGCCGATTCGGCTGGGGACAGTGGGCATTCTCAACCTGGCGGTGGGGCTGCACCTCGTCAATACGCTGTGGTCTTTGATCCTGGTGTACGTGGCGCAGGGGTTGCCGCTGGCCGTGTTCGTGCTGACAGCCTTTATGCGCCAACTGCCCAAAGACCTGAAGGAAGCTGCCCGGCTGGACGGCGCGAGCGAGTACCGCATCTACGGCCTGACGCTGCCGCTCATTCGCCCGGCGGTGGGCGCGGTGATGGCCATTTCGCTCATCCCGGTCTGGAATGACCTGTGGTTTCCGCTTATCCTGGCGCCGGGCGAGAAGACCAAGACCATCGTACTGGGCGCGTCGGTGTTTCTCGGGCAATACGTGAATGACTACAGCGCGGTGCTGGCCGCTCTCACCCTGGCGATCCTACCCGCCGTGCTGCTGTACGTGCTGTTCTCGCGCCAGCTTATCAGCGGGCTGACCGAGGGCGCGGTCAAGTAGGATGCGCGTCGGCATCGTCGGCTCGGGCAGCATGGGGTGGGCACACGCGCGTGCCTGGCATACGTTGGGCGTGGAGCTTGCCGTCCACAGTCGAAACTGGGAGGAGGCGACGCGGCTGGCTTCTCTGTGGGACGCGCGGGTCTCTCCAGACCTGGACAGCCTGCTGGCCGAGGTGGACGTGGTCGACGTCTGCCTGCCCACCTTCCTGCACCGGGAAACCGCCGAACGCGCGGCGCGGGCAGGCTGCCATGTGGTGTGCGAAAAACCGCTGGCCCTGGCCGTGGAGGACGCCGAGGCGATGTTTGCCGCGTGTGACGCCGCTGGAGTGCGGCTCTTCGTGGCGATGGTACTGCGCTTCTTCCCGCAGTACCGTGCCGCGCGTGAGTTGGTGCGGGCGGGGCAGATCGGGGAACCGCGCGTGTTGCGGCTGAAGCGCGTGGGTTCACCTCCGCACGGTGGGACTTCCTGGTTCGGGGACGAGGCGCGGTCTGGCGGCGTCATCCTGGACCTGATGCTGCACGACATCGACTACGCCCTCTGGACGCTGGGTGAGGCGGAGCGGGTGTATGCCCGGTCGACCACAGCAGGGGCGCACCAGTACGCGCAGGCGGTGCTGACCCACCGCTCAGGCGCGTCCTGCCTGATTGAAGCGGGGTGGGCGTACCCGGATGGCCTGTTCCGTACGGGGATTGACCTGGCCGGGACTTCGGGGCTGATCGAATGGTCCTCGGACGCCGCACCCCCGGTCCAGACGTTTCACCCTCAGAAGCGGGGAGAACAGCAGGCGGTCGCGTTGCCCGCCGTATCGCCGGGGACGGACCCATTCGTGCTGGAATTGGGGGCGGTGCTCGCCGCTCTGAAGGAAGACAGGCCCTTTGAGGTGACACCTGGAGAAGCGCTGGGGGCGCTCCGGACTGCCTTTGCCATCCGCGAGTCCGCCCGGACGGGGCGCGCAGTGACGCTGGGGGTGGAGGCGTGAAACTTGGCCTGCTGGGAACGGCCCATGTCCACGCGGGACCCTATGTGACCCTGCTGCGGGAAATGCCGCAGGTGGACCTGCTGGGTTTCTGGGATGATGGCCCTGGAGCGAAAGACCAGGCCCAGCGGTGGAATCTCCCCCTGTACGACGGGCCGCAAGCCCTCCTCGCGGCCCGGCCCGATGGGGTGATCGTCTGCTCGGAAACCTCAAGACACCGCGAACTGGTGGAGGTGTGCGCCCGCGCGGGAGTTCACGTGCTCTGTGAGAAACCCATCGCTCCTACGCTGGCTGACTCGTTGGCAATGCGGGACGTGTGCGAGGAGCACGGCGTGCGGTTCATGACCGCGTTTCCCATGCGCTTCGACCCCTCGGCCACTGCCCTCCGCGATGCCCTGACGCGCGGCGAACTGGGGGACGTATTGGGTGTAAACGGGGTGAACCACAGCGAGAATCCGTCGGCCCACGCCCCGTGGTTTGCCGATCCGGCCCTCTCGGGCGGTGGAGCCGTGATGGACCACGTGGTGCATCTGGCGGACCTGTTGCGCTGGTGCTTCGGCCGTGAAGTGAGCGAGGTGTACGCCGACGTACAGTGGACCGAGGGTGCTGGGGTGGGGGGCACGCGGCTCGACACGGCCGGACTGCTGCTGCTCACGCTGGAGGACGGCGTGCAGGCCAGCATCGACTGCAGCTGGAGCCGCCCGGCGACTTACCCGCGCTGGGGTCACCTGAAGCTCGATGTGGTGGGTACGGAGGGCCTGACCGTTGTGGACGCCTTCGCAGACCATCTCACGCTTTACGCACCGGACAGCCTGCGCCCCGCCGAGTGGGTAGGCTTCGGCCCGGACCCCAACCGGGCAATGCTGGCGGCCTTCGTGCACACCCTGCAGACCGGCGAACCTCCGCCCGTCTCGTGGCAGGACGGACATGAGGCGCTGCGCGTGGTGCTCGCGGCCTACGAATCGGCGTGGCGGGGACAACCGGTGCGGCTCGGAAGCGAAGCGACGGTTTAAACTTCACGAAAATTGGCGCGGACACCAGGCACCTTCCCAGGCCTGGCTCCGCGCCGCTTCTGGCCAACCTTCAGCGCAGGTACGTGAGCCCCGTGCGGTCCACTCCTTGCCCGGCGCGGGCGTTTTGGCGCTGGCGAGGACATAGACGCGCAGATTGCCCTTACCGGATGCGTCCACGGACAGGCTGCCGTTCGCCACTGTCTTCAAATTGCCCGTCACGACGCCTGTGGAGGTGCCGGTTGGCACGCCGCTGAACGCGCCCAAAAGAGGCGGCGAAGCTCTCCACGTTCACGCCGGTGTCGCGCCGCCTGAAGGCCACCGCGCTGCCAAAGACGCCCTCCATGCTGTACTGCCCCTTTTGGGCGGCGGATGAGGTTCAGTTCACGTCTGTGCTGCGCGAGGAGACATCCCACCGTGAAGTCCAGCGTAATGCAGTCGGGCTTAGGCCCAGGCCCTTGAAGTTGCCCCGCCGGTGGGTGCCGCCGGTGGGGTGCCCCGCCTTGGTGCCGTCCAAGGAGGCGACGTTGTTGCTGGAGTCCGCGCTGATAAAGCGCCAGGTGACGACGCAGTAGACGCTCTTGTCGTAAAAATCCCCAGTTTGCAGTTGCACGACGGTTGCTGCTGGGGGTGACGCCCTTGGATTTGGTTCCAGCGCTGCTGACGCTGACCACCCTGAAGGTGTAAGCGGTACCGTTGCCCAGACCCGTCGCCGTGTACTTGGGGGCGGTGATTGGAGTGGACAGCGTGTAGGCCGGGCCGTTCGGTCCCTTGCGGTAGACCTGGTACCCCGTCATCACGCAAGCTGTGGGCAGTGCCCAACCCAGGAACGCCTGGGGATCGCCAGGCGCGCCGCTGAGGTGGCCAGGGTTAACCGGCGTGGTGGTAGAGCAGCCAACATTTGGATCGGTGCTGGAGCACGTGCCGGTGGCGCCGGCGTACCAGCCCAGCCTTCCTTGCTGCAGCTGAGATTGGGCGTCTTGT
The sequence above is a segment of the Deinococcus hopiensis KR-140 genome. Coding sequences within it:
- a CDS encoding lactonase family protein, with the protein product MPVYSLLVGTYTRSEPHAPQAQGEGIHWMTFRDGDLSPGDVAARVVNPSFVALHPQGHTVYAVSEVEHGSVHSFRIAAPGEALEPLGIHSTQGESPAHVSVNPAGDALFAVNYSSGASVLAYTLESSGLPVGTPRSAAHRGQGPNAARQEAPHAHCARPSPDGQHLYVVDLGTDEVVAYGAGSLEHLHTLALPPGSGPRHLSFSPDGTVGFLSLELSSELAVVRRDPASGTLALLQIHRTFLGTGRGPNLTAEVLVSPCGRFAYVSNRGRDTVTVFHWDGERAEAALLAEMPSLGRTPRSMVFAPGATHLLIGNQDSSSVTVYARDAVTGGLDSPRTVRCPTPTSLCFLPDPS
- a CDS encoding ABC transporter substrate-binding protein; the protein is MTLGLCLLAALGLGQAGAQKATLTIESWRNDDLKIWRDSIIPAFEKSHPDIHVVFSPTAPTEYNAVVEAKLKGGTAGDIIACRPFDASLALYKAKYLTSLNTLSGMKNFSTVARAAWSTDDGKTTFCVPTAAVIHGFLYNKAAFKEAGVTVPKTEKEFLAALDKLKANGKYAPLVMGTKDQWESATMGYQNIGPTLWGGEKGRTGLLKGTAQYNKGGFLQAFEALGRWKAYLPSGYQALAYPDAQNMFAQGRGAVYPAGSWDIATFRTMNPKLDLGAFAPYTFAAGQKCVIDDHPDIGFGLNATGKNQAAARTFLNWMAGDEFAKLYANALPGFYPLANVSYKVNDPVAQQFLDWRKTCGASFRSSYQLLSRNANPNNENDLWNASSQLLNGKMTPKQAADFVQKNLASWYAPQKGK
- a CDS encoding carbohydrate ABC transporter permease, encoding MTSPARARPFPTHIVVFLLPAVTIYTLFMIYPLLSSLWTSLNGKSAAGTPLFVGLANYVRLFTAPEFSAPFWNALKNNAIFFAIHMALQNPIGLLLAVLLTRKLAGTAIYRTVIFTPTILSVVIVGFAWKLILNPAWGIAPGLLRALHLEGLYQPWLGLESTSLITLALISVWQNIGIPMMLFTAALLRVPNELFEAARVDGAGAWTIFRRIQLPLILPTVAIVSVLTFVGNFNAFDLVYATQGALAGPNFASDILGTFFYRTFFGYQLQPGDPYMGSAVAGVMLLIILIGVLVFAVWQRRIQEVQF
- a CDS encoding carbohydrate ABC transporter permease, with translation MQRSPALPQVKRPIPRRTPNASVLFGHLFLILYCALALFPIVLMIVNSFKDQLSIFGAPFALPNAKTFTLDGYKTLFEGANFGGYVLNSLLVTVTSLALILLTGSMASFALAEYRFRMSPLVALYLSLGIMVPIRLGTVGILNLAVGLHLVNTLWSLILVYVAQGLPLAVFVLTAFMRQLPKDLKEAARLDGASEYRIYGLTLPLIRPAVGAVMAISLIPVWNDLWFPLILAPGEKTKTIVLGASVFLGQYVNDYSAVLAALTLAILPAVLLYVLFSRQLISGLTEGAVK
- a CDS encoding Gfo/Idh/MocA family protein produces the protein MRVGIVGSGSMGWAHARAWHTLGVELAVHSRNWEEATRLASLWDARVSPDLDSLLAEVDVVDVCLPTFLHRETAERAARAGCHVVCEKPLALAVEDAEAMFAACDAAGVRLFVAMVLRFFPQYRAARELVRAGQIGEPRVLRLKRVGSPPHGGTSWFGDEARSGGVILDLMLHDIDYALWTLGEAERVYARSTTAGAHQYAQAVLTHRSGASCLIEAGWAYPDGLFRTGIDLAGTSGLIEWSSDAAPPVQTFHPQKRGEQQAVALPAVSPGTDPFVLELGAVLAALKEDRPFEVTPGEALGALRTAFAIRESARTGRAVTLGVEA
- a CDS encoding Gfo/Idh/MocA family protein — protein: MKLGLLGTAHVHAGPYVTLLREMPQVDLLGFWDDGPGAKDQAQRWNLPLYDGPQALLAARPDGVIVCSETSRHRELVEVCARAGVHVLCEKPIAPTLADSLAMRDVCEEHGVRFMTAFPMRFDPSATALRDALTRGELGDVLGVNGVNHSENPSAHAPWFADPALSGGGAVMDHVVHLADLLRWCFGREVSEVYADVQWTEGAGVGGTRLDTAGLLLLTLEDGVQASIDCSWSRPATYPRWGHLKLDVVGTEGLTVVDAFADHLTLYAPDSLRPAEWVGFGPDPNRAMLAAFVHTLQTGEPPPVSWQDGHEALRVVLAAYESAWRGQPVRLGSEATV